Genomic DNA from Theobroma cacao cultivar B97-61/B2 chromosome 3, Criollo_cocoa_genome_V2, whole genome shotgun sequence:
AGCAACCTATTTGGTTCATCAGACAGACTATGAAGATCAAATACCCTGGAACACTGACATAATGCCAAAACCCTCAAATTTTTTTACCAATATTATGGAAGCACCAGTGTGCTTTTCATGCAATAAGAGCGAACACCTAAGACAAAGTTCCATAAGAGTTACCTGAAATTCTTTATAATCAACAACACCGTTTCCATCAATGTCTGCTTGAACCCACAAGTCCTTTGTCTCTTCAACACTTAGTCCATGGCGATGACCAGTTATATTAAGCTGTAGAAAGACGGAACATTGGACTATTTTTATCCTCATATAAGCAACAAGATAATGAAATGACCAGAAATAAGTTTAACATCCCAATTTAATGAAAGTTCCATACCTGTCGAAGAGCTTCACAAAAACCTGGGTAGGTAACGTAATCCCCATCATTGTCAGCCTTAAGAAAAGCAAATGCATCATCTTCTGTCAGTGAGGCTTTCCTTAGTTGATTCTGTAAAAGAATATCCACTGTAAGATAAAAGTATTCCTGAAGTctgttttctttccttgaCTAGGTACACTTTTCCTCTAGGATTCATGGAGATAATAAACAAGACACAGAAATCAGGCAGATTTTCTCGTATTCCAGCTTAAAATGAACAACAACCAGGGAGCAATTACTAACTCCACAAAACTCCAATCAAAGAATGAGAAATTTTGAGCAGAAATCAAATTTCACAATATTAAACAGGTCAGGGAAGCACATTAACAAGTTTTCTAGTCACCTTATACTATCTTTCAAGTTGAAAGTTCCTGTAAGTTCAATAAGAGAGTAGAGGATGAAAGCATCCCCTGAACAAGGACATGGTGTCCTGTGTTTAGATTCTCAAGGCATAAAGGTCACTTCTGATCCTTTCTCCCAAAATCAGtgttcaaatttcaaaattgataagaGTGATTAGCATTTCAATTAACAGTTGTTTGATAGAGATGATGTATATGAAATAAGTTCTACAAGTGAATAATGATGCCCATTTTAAACTTagttactttctttttttggtcaCTGAAAGCTTATAAatctacaaataaaaaatagaatatcaCCCTAAACTCTATAGTCATAAGGAAGGTGAACAGGGGGATGGAGAAGGAAATAGAACAACAATGTGAAGCTTCTGACCTTGAACATGCCAAAGACTGCTTCACTCCAACTTGTTTTCAGCAGCTTACGATATCTATTGGGATTGAGAAGCCATATAAAATCCACACCGCATACATTTCCCCGATGATTGAGGTGGCTAACCCACTGTTTTTAAAATATGGAAGATATAAGCGAATTACTAGGCATCTATATTAGCTTTGACTAAAAAGATTTGCAAAAGGAATAGGGACATTAATGTGGTCCTAGTAGGAGCGTAAAGATATTCACCTTATGTGCATCTGCATCGGTGTACTGATGAGCGGTATCATATGACGATTCAAAGCCCTGGGACCTAAGGAACTTGTAAACGTGCCCACGCTTGCTTCCATTCCAGTCACTGTGGGAAATgagcaagaaaagaaacaaattagTATTGCTGTACGACGGTAAGATATCAGTATTTAGTCCaaactaaaagaaaacaaattatgTACTCACCCGCAAAGTATAATTGGCAAAGGATTAAGTTTGTATTCCTTCTGATAAGATTCCACATGCTGCAAGATTTTGTAGACCTGCCAAATATACGACAGTTAtcaaaataagtaaaaagaaTTTAGTGAACAATTTCTGCTTTAATATGAACTGAAGGTTGTTTTTACCTGATGCAATCGTACTATGCACAAACTTGAATCGTGAGGAAAAAGCAAATGGGTATTCACAATTAGGATTTCTTGGCAAGTATCATTGTTTCTGTATTGTGAAGCAGGGGTCGCCAACTCAACATGTAACAACTGCGCAACACGGTCTCCACAGTCATTGAATAGCAATTCCCTGTAGTTAATAACTCTAAAATAGTCCTTATGCACGGCAGTCAACAGACCTGGTGTCTCCAACAGAAACAAGGTTATGTCAGGACAAGAAGGAATCAACAGAATTAGAATGGAAGAAAATGGACTGCTTCATTGCTTAATCTACAAGTAACCATTAAATAATTTCTGTCAACATGCAAGACCAGACCCCACCACATCTTAAAGTTCCTCCCTCACAGAACAAATGAGCAATGCCTGTTAGGGTAGTCCACATAATACAGTGGAATTCCAAATGCCCACAGAGAGTTAAAGaccatttcaagaaaaaagaaaaaggttattAGAAAGCAACCACAACCTGCTTCATTTGTGTAAAAGGCCCATCCCTACACCCAATTCATGAGACTTGTACCTTTCTCAACTTGAAAAAAAtgccctttcttcttttccttttttatttttctccttttctctttAGTTGGGAAAATTTTTGTGTCAACATCATTAGAGACAGAAAGCATAGTGTTCCTAAGATACCACCAAGTATCTTGTCGACCGTTTCGATATATCTAATTGGATTTCGAAGtggtcatttttttccctACCCCCAAACCCACTTTTGCTTGTCCAAATTATCACGTTCTCTAATCCTTGTATGCGTCCACCAGATCTACGTTAGgtgggaaaaaaagaaatatgattGTCACCATCCTAATCAAGGCCCTATACGGTTGGTGACTTGGCTGTGGGTGAATAATGTGCCGGGCGGCCGCGTAGAGAGCCTactcaattaaaattttaaaaagataaaagagaaTAGAGAGTCAAACGTACCATCACCACGGTTGTTGGTACGTCCAAGCTTGAAATTAAGATAACCAGCATCACCTAGCCTCTTCTCATACATATTAACAAGCTCTTCATTCCCAACCCAGAATTCCTACATCaacaaaatcatgaaaaagaaaagggttgAAATAAAAGGGATTGCGGATTCATAATCATAACATAATAATATAGACATGgtatgaaattgaaatgggAACCTGTAGACAAATAATGGAAGATCTCTCGTATAACAAAGAATCCAATATCCGTTGATTCCTGGCCAACCAATATGCCCTGTAATCGCTTTCACGGCAGTTCTGGTCCTGAATCCATTCATAAACGCAAAACGAaaccaatcaataaaaaaggGTAGTCGaatcattgaaaaagaaaacaaaaaagaaagaaaccttATGAGAAAGGCGTTTGTAAATGGGAGCGAGGATGTTAAAAGTAGTGCAGGTAATGCAGGGTTGGTGAGGATGATCTCTCATTGAAGAGGCAATCGCATAGCTTCCAATCCTCGATACCCTTCCCTTCGTCTTTGTTCTCCTATCCTTTCTCATATTCGATAAATACGataaaccaaaaaaacaaatactaaccaataaaaagaagaagaagaaaacagaGTCCTTTCGGGTTTTAAATATATGAAGTTGAGCGGAGCTAGGTGACGATTGATGTTGGGGAATGTTATTGAAAAAGTacaaatagaagaaaaaggaaatgataCTAGTTATAATAATGGAATAGTAAAAGCGGGTAGCGGCGGTGTCCTTTCCCCTTAGGAAACCAAAGCCACCCAGAAAATGaaaccaccaccaccaccaccaccgcCTTTCCTTGCTCTGCTTTCAACTAAAACAATGCCCGACCTCATATTTACCCCCTTTCTTTTCGTCGTTATCGTTCGTTTATATGACTCTTCTGCTCCTTGCCTTTTATTTATACCGTTGGTTTTAATGCAATAATATTATTCTATATTCCTTATGCTACTAAGTGGGGAGtatcttttttcttatatatatttctacTATATCGTATGTTGCTAAATGCTAATTCGTTCTTGACTTCAAAAATTCCGTTTCACTTTCCAAATCGTGGCTTAAAAGCAACGCGTGCATGCCTTTAGCCCCATTCCTAATCCTCTTGCATGACCTCATTGTTATAAATATCCTCTTATTCCAAATTCTCATGTGTGAATGCATTCATATCTCAAAATTCaatctttggtttttttttttttaatctatcATATGTTCTTCCCTTTTTTATGTATGTAGAAAGTGTAAATAGAATTAGATATTATAAGTATAATTTACCAAATACATCTTTACAAACATAGTAAAATAGCTAACAAACTAATTTGCAGAATTAGCAAGTAGgtaaagaaaattcaacacaAAATTGGATCAAATTTAGAATATTGTGTTTCTAAAATTTGAGCCTTAATTAGTAGTTAGAAAGCATTATCTTATCatcaaggaagaaaaatgaaataccttataaattattcttatcatgtgtttatagagtaaaatcaataaattaagaCGTGATACGTcttttaaaaccataaaatgTCAATCTTAATTAGCAATAAGAAAACATTATCTcaccaatgaaaaatattaaaaaactttataaattattcttatCATATATTTTCACTCTAAAATCGATAAATTAAGATATGATACATctcttaaaattataaaattggTAGCATTAACAAATTACAATCCAGCTAATAAAAATTTCTCATCGaaatctttgaattttttttttcttttgttcatttCACTGGCGGTAGggattgaaaaacaaaatcacaGCAATTTGGTTTCCCTGCTCGATGGATATACTCAGGTACAGTGCAAGGAGCCCACAGAATTTGTTCTTTCCCTTTCTGCCGAAAGTAGTGATGGTGGATTAATTGATTTCGATTACCATCACTTTTTTCATGTCCACTACTTGTTCTGTAGCTTACACTGATTACTCAACAGACAAAAACTCCCTCATCTACGCAATCCTCTTAATTCATATTTCGTGGTAATGGCGTCTCATCTCATCAAATCCATCTCATCTCCCAATCATATTCTTCATATAgtacttcaatttttttataatggaACATGCAGCGGTCAGCTTCAAAAATATGGAGAGCCGGGTCAGCATTTAAGCCTTTTCCATACACTCTCGATATAGTCGAATCTAGTACTAGTTGCAGTACTGCAGTAGttgataacaaaaaaattggcaataattaaaattaaaaggaaaaagaaaaatgggtcGACGAGGAATTGGGAAAGACAAACTGATGAATATTGACAAAGGAGCATATTTGGGAAGACGCGGCAGAAGAGGCGTGTTCCACTGCTTCGAACCACGATCCCCTCCGAATAATTAAACCCAAATAGCACTGACTACGTGCGGCAGAAGTCGGACCACAATGCAACTTTCGGTGCCAACCCGTACGATTCATGCGTACATGACAATTCTGCTTTACGTAAATACTACttacaatttttaaaaaaaaaatgaaatgcccaaaaaccaaaaacaaagcacCTGTTCGAAGTTAAAGGAGTCAATACCATAATTAGTAGGTATATGAAATCATTGGGTTTGGACCATAACAATGGAAATGAAGTGACTGCTTGCTAACAAAGCAATAGCCGAAAGGGTTGAGGAATAAAGGGTGGATTATGATTTGTGAAGACCTTTAATTGCAATATCAATACGAGCCTTAATTGTATGTTGCAAAATCATTAACCATAACGTCAAAAGAATCGTTTTTACTGTAGACAAAAAAGCAAGTTATGTGAATAAAAACGTCAACGAGTTAAGCAGAATTTGGGGTCAACTTCAAATAAATTGGCtctaatttgaaatatttaggGTCAACTCCAAATGAattggctctttcaaaaatttaaatccaAATTTGAGTGATTTAGAAAAAGATTCTCTCCATCGTTAAAAAGTGGTCAAGATGTCCACTCTTTTCATCATATAACGTGtgttttcaaacaaatttaaCATCATAATTTgtccatgccattttctcttttttaattaattttcatctatcttGTTATTCAATATAAGaccattaaattttgaatcaaaaatTAACTTCAGTGTATATTAATCACCCTAGGTGATGTACACTATTTTattattccaaaaataaaaatatactttattttaatatatttcaaatatttttttggatataaatgaaataaaatatgtattaTTTGTTTCATAGAACAAATTCTTGGGCGAAGATGAATTGGGCTCAAATTTTATAATCTACACTGAATGGCCGACTAAAAGCAGGCCGAGCCTACGAGCATGAGCCTGACCTCATATGTGAAAGCCTGgtgtattaaaaaaaaaaaagacaaaatcaGTTTCCAGCTATCAACTTAAGTTGACCTAACGGATTAACCAACCCGAGTTGACCCTCTCCAGCCTCAAGTCTTAGGTCGTTCAACCCACCTCTCTCTGCTCATTAAATAGTTGCAAATCAGAGGCACTCCAATAAACGCAATaatgatgatatataaattcCCGGATATCTcatgtaaatttaaaaaatacgagatttcaaattttaaattttaaaaaaagtaagcttttttttttttcttttttggcattttagttttaaaggaTGCATTTGCTTGATAAAACAAAGTCCAACCGGTTCAATCCAACTAAGTTGAAGTATTAATACTTATACTTGAGGTTTAGCAAAAAGTTTATTTGGGGGTAGTTGTAGAATTTATATGGAATTGCCATTGTTATCTTGAGATCACATTCCAAAGACTTGTATGTTTCCCTCGTCAACACGATAGGAGAAGATATTTAAGTGCTTTTTGAATGATCTTTGATTCGCCTTGTAGCATTCCAATAATACACTAGTCCATAAATGGTTCAACAGAGTTCTCAACTACCTCGCATGAACATTAATTAGGAACCGCCTAGCTACAGGATTGCTTTCTTGGTCtcatatggctttgtaatatggttatatatgtatacacaCTGTTCTGACATTACAGCACTTCCTGTCCTTCGATTGGATTCATGGCCACAGCGAGACAAATCCTATCCTTCCGCGCCCCCTGTCCCCAGCGCCTCTCGAGTAACCTTTAAAGCATGCAATGATAGATATTATCTTTGGTGAGCTGGCAATGCACGGTTTTGCAGGAGGCATGGATGGTTTTGAGGAGCTCAACAAGATGGAAAGGAAGAAACGCAGGCTGAAGCGGCACGATAGAATTAGCTTTTCAGCCACCTTGCCTGGTGATGGTAGCGGCGTTTTTGCTGGCAGTCTCTGTGTAGTTAAGTTGTCTAAGGACCCATTTTCCGATATAAGAGAGTCCATATTAGAGATGATTGATGATGCAGGTGTACGTGATTGGAATACAATGGAAGAGCTGGTTTACTGTTACATTGCTCTCAACTCACCAGAGGTTCATGAGATCATTGTCAATGCTTTTCTGAGTTTGTGTTATTCTTAATTTTCGTTCTTATTAGTTTCTACTGTTTATAGTTCTATGTAGCATCTTTCATTAGAAGTATGACATTATTAGCTTGGCTTGTAAAATCATGCGGAACCTGGaaactattttgattttattctagtaTATAACGGACCAATATCTCAAAATTCCAGAGATTTCTGTCATTTCTCATTGTAAGCAAGAAATTGTGCTGAAGCATGTTGAAAACAAAGATTAAATTAGCTAAGTCCATAGTAATTAATCCTTCGCCATCACCAACTTCTCTGAAAACATTTTCGGTCATCCGCCAGGCTCTCTGCCTAGCTACCTCCGTTGTCCCTGCTTCTTTTAAAATGGCATGCTACCGATTCTCCCTGTCTTTTGAACCTCATAGTTGAAAAGCTGTCTGCAAACAGAAGTAGCAACAGATCAATTATTTTTGCTTCTGTTGCCTCTAATATGAATCAATTTTCCCCCCTTTTGACATAGTCTGGATCCTTCTTGTCCTATAACAGTAGGACTTTCTCCCGCTTGACTGATAGCCAAAGGGACACAAGGAAAAGTTAAACAAAACCTGATGTTTGTCATCTTAAGTACAACATTATTTGTTTCGTGAAACGCAACAACTTTGCTTCCTCTTCACCTCTTCTTTTCGGAAAATTTTTGAGTTATTATGCCCctgtaattttaaaatatgggTTCCAAGATAAATAAGAAGAGACAAAAAGGAAATTACTACAAAAGCGAAATATACTTGATTTAAAAGAGAGCCCTTGAatttatttgtcaaatttctaaaatcaagAGCCTAGTTTCTTAAGAAGGTGGGTTGGTTATATTTTCTTGTGTAGTAGACCCTTCACAAAAATGGGTTCGCACTGACTTCAGCGTTCTACAGTATCTTTTAGAGCTCCTTCTTCCATGGCATAGACGCTTTTAACAGGCGAAGTATTAGTTGGTATTACTATGGTCTTCAACTGCATCTCTCCAAATTCAGGACCTGTTTTCGCCAATTCTTCAGCTCCTGCATCTGGCTGAGGCAAGcattttgtttccttccttCTTCCCCACAAAAACGAGTACAGTCCAACTATTATCATAACCGTGCCAAGCACGCTGAAAGCATGAATCAATTGTAGGAATGTGAGAGATTATAATTTATAGCATTGCTTTGAAATAATGcaaaaagatatatatatatatatatatataatatgcaAGTCATAGGATAGTAATCTCTGGCAAAGTAGATGAAGGATAGTGCAAATCATACATTCCCAGTCTCATCTTTTCACCAAGTACTAAAGATTCTGATATGGCCACAAAGATTAGGGCCAGCGGGTTGAACATAGGGGCATAAGTGGGGCCTCGCTTAGCAATCGACAATGCAAGTAAGCAGAATGTTGCAGCGGTACTTAGTGCTCCCTGCACAGGTAAACTCTCATGTATCTAAAGTATCGTAGGCctaacaatttataaatttcaaatcttGGTCCTCctggaaaataaaaagtaaaaaatggaGAAATGTGTCAGTAACCTTACCGAGTAAACTATAGTAACTAGCTGCAAGTTCCACTCTAATCTCCATGCAGCCTTGCGCCTGTCTAAGCACAGGCCTAATGCTGCTGATTGTATGGACGCCATGATGCATGTTATCAGCGTTGCCCGGTATTTTGATGGAAATACTTTGAGCAACTTGACCTGTTTGAAAGTAGCTGGAAACTCATGAGCAGATTAAAGagatccaaaaagaaaaaaggactGAGTCGACTGCCATTGTAGCATCAGGAGGGATTTGCTGATTTAATTCACACCTGCAATATATACCAAGTAGCGTAGCACAAGCAACTACCAATAAGCATGAAAGTTCCACGAGTCCAGTGAGACTTGGATACGTTCATAGCAGCAGGCCTGTGAAAATTATGATCATGAACAAGATAGAATGCTTTTCCCTTATAGAGACAAGTTGTCAGCGCACCTCCCACGCACAAAATTGCACCCACAATCTTAATTTTGCCTGCTCTGGTGCCTAGTCCTAGCTTCTCTATTCTACAAACACGAAATAAAACCTTTAGCACAGTGTTTCACAATTTCTTATTAGGCCTTCCTGCATTGTACCCGGTAACAACAACCAAATCTTACCGGAAAACGATGGAGAAAACGAAGGTGACTATTGGAATTATGTTGAGGAAGTTGGTGGAATATGTAGCTGTGGTGTCTCGAAGACCATAATAGAACAGTCCCATGGCCGCTGTTATCCTGCATGATCATGTGCTACATCAAGAATTAGATTTTCGTtgttttttagaaaaaaaaaaaaactggaAATTAAGTAAGTAAATGATTTCTGAATTAGCCATTCTAAATATGAGGTAGTCAAAGGGCTGCGAATGCCAGATATGACTGATGGGCATGCAATTCTGAAGGAATCCTAATTTATTGAATCAAAGCAAAGATTGGGTTGAATACCTTCCGATCGACTCAAACAAGGTGGGAAGCAATTTAAGCCTTTTAGTCACATTTTACAATACTTTTGGTCCTACtctctattgttttgattcaaTCCTGAAAGTATATTTACGCAAagtttaagatattttaatgaaattcatAGCTTTTAGGCTTCTTTATCTTTCGGCAGATAATTGGAAAGCAAAGTTCCTCGTGGCTCACATCATTAGAAAAGTAGTAGAAACCAAACAGAATAAATCTACTTAAAAGCAATCAACCTTTGTCCCTGCTTTATCTAATCTAACGTCTCTTAATCATCCACGATAAATATAACGTCTGAGAAACAGAGAAAGTGTAAGACATAGGAAGAttgaataaaaacaaagaaaaaaattagccCACGGAACCTAATTAAAGCCACTATTAATCATCATTTAATTGGTCCCAACGGGGCATCACTAGATAATTAATATCCTCAGCTTAATCAAACAGCTGTCTCTAACTAATTTGCAGAGGAAGAGCCTCGTTAGAAAGGTGAATCGAagcaaaaaaaggaaatatatgTTCACGCGGAAGAACGACCAAACCTTATGATTCTGATATACGCATGCTTTCTTATCTTTATTACTTTGTTAaagggaaaaatgaaaaggaatgTCTGGTTTTATGCTTTTTGATAAATGGCAAATATGGAAGCTTTGATTGTGAACAGCGATCAACCCTTGTGGAAATTATAGCATGCGAAAACGAATTTTCATTATTGGTGCTTCATTAGAGCtctataattaataatatttattatctaATTGTCTTACGGTTTGCTCATTAATATGCCAGAAAAAGTCGTGCAAGTAATTTGGAATGATGAAAAGAGCACTTCTACACCATCTTAAATTCTGCCATCGTGAGTCTTTTGATGTTTGCTATTTAAAACGTATATCTCTCGCAACCATGTTAATCAACCAAACGGGCAAAAATGTAAAGGAAAGAAGGCATAAGGTGCTTACCCTGTTAAGGCATTGATGAAGAGCCAGAACCAAGTCGACCAGGTCAGCTTCTTTGAATTACCTCTGCAGCCATGGCACAAACAGGCACAGGCATGTCAAAGATGTGGGGAAAAAATGTAATACtattattaactaattaattaaaaacttatAGTACCGCTATATATCGACAAAGGAAGTTAAAAAACGAAAGATGGAAGAGCAGATTAACCTTTCCAGGAAGAAAGCAAAAGGAGCAACGCAGAGAGCAGCGACTAAATGTCGATAGGCCATGAGTGCAAAGATGAAGGTTCCTTGACTCAAGATGACTTTAGAAAGCAGCTGCTGCCCTGTTGCAAAGACTTGGACGGCCAACATGCTCGCTACCATCTGTGACCACCCCAACCATTTCCTCACTGTTCCCATTACGGCCATTCTCTTTAAACGACTAAAAATCTTCAAACTTCCCTGTAAAGCGAGTGAAATAGAGGGATATGGctaaaattacatgaaaaaagaGATCGGAAACGGCTGTCGCCTGTTTGTTCTGCTGAGCATGTATTTCTCTGATTCCCAATAAACATAGAAGAGTCAAAAGGGTCTTAGAGGAGAAATAAATGCGGGGAGCATTGGAAAATCCAAAGGGCTAGAGCTTCTTACAGATGCCATGCCATATATTCGGGGAGACAGTGAATTCTGCGTCAGAGATTGGCATATTGATAAACTCTTTTTTGCCAAGTCTGCATGGGCTTTTGCTAAATACCACTGTACTATAATAGCAGCATTTATTTGTTTAGACATCATAATTACCCACCTATATATGGCTCTGCGGAATCACTCGTTTACTTAACTCTTGTGGACACCGGATGTAAAACTTTCTGTCGAGTGCCCGTTTCAACTTTTGGATTCTATACATAAATGGCACCTAAATATATATCAATGAACAAATCCCTTATGGCGAAGCCCACTTAGGTCCACCACAggtctttctttttctgtaaTTGCCACGACTAGTTTTTGGTATCAAGGATGTTGTAGTCATTGGTAAGGAATCCACTAAAATCGACCAGATAAGAGTGTTATATAGGAGGAAATATTTCAAACGGCCACCCatccattttaattttatgttaattttttcttttttatttccttcaaaaAGCAAAAGGGAGTGCATCTGCTTTTCTGATGGAAGTCCATTTGCTTTGACACAACATCCCACAGATTGACTGCGTTGTCTTccaatgatttttctttttgcgcTTTACCAAGGTTTTTGACTTGTTGATCCCAAAACCATCAGGGTTAATCCTTGTCTTAGAAATAAATTCTGGTCTGGAAGCAACTCCGGCCAAGAGTGGCAAGCCAACCCCCTTTTTAATCGTGCCTGGCCGCCTGCTGTTATAGAAATGGCTggaatattttcttttcacgTAGAGAAAACTGGAAAGACCATCAGTGACCTTCCATTTTCGTTCCTTGAACAGGTATAATAAGTACTCGAAGGGATCATAAATGGCATCTAGAAGCATAGGTGGCAAGACAAGCTAAAAAGAAGctttttaaattgatgaatataGTAGTATATATCTTGTCCTGCAAATATGTTGCAAATGAAACTCTTATGGCATGCAACATATGCATGAGAGTGTGACCGTTGGAAAAATGCAAATG
This window encodes:
- the LOC18605882 gene encoding transcription repressor OFP1, which encodes MIDIIFGELAMHGFAGGMDGFEELNKMERKKRRLKRHDRISFSATLPGDGSGVFAGSLCVVKLSKDPFSDIRESILEMIDDAGVRDWNTMEELVYCYIALNSPEVHEIIVNAFLSLCYS
- the LOC18605883 gene encoding WAT1-related protein At1g43650 — protein: MAVMGTVRKWLGWSQMVASMLAVQVFATGQQLLSKVILSQGTFIFALMAYRHLVAALCVAPFAFFLERGNSKKLTWSTWFWLFINALTGITAAMGLFYYGLRDTTATYSTNFLNIIPIVTFVFSIVFRIEKLGLGTRAGKIKIVGAILCVGGALTTCLYKGKAFYLVHDHNFHRPAAMNVSKSHWTRGTFMLIGSCLCYATWYILQVKLLKVFPSKYRATLITCIMASIQSAALGLCLDRRKAAWRLEWNLQLVTIVYSGALSTAATFCLLALSIAKRGPTYAPMFNPLALIFVAISESLVLGEKMRLGIVLGTVMIIVGLYSFLWGRRKETKCLPQPDAGAEELAKTGPEFGEMQLKTIVIPTNTSPVKSVYAMEEGALKDTVER
- the LOC18605881 gene encoding uncharacterized calcium-binding protein At1g02270, producing MRKDRRTKTKGRVSRIGSYAIASSMRDHPHQPCITCTTFNILAPIYKRLSHKDQNCRESDYRAYWLARNQRILDSLLYERSSIICLQEFWVGNEELVNMYEKRLGDAGYLNFKLGRTNNRGDGLLTAVHKDYFRVINYRELLFNDCGDRVAQLLHVELATPASQYRNNDTCQEILIVNTHLLFPHDSSLCIVRLHQVYKILQHVESYQKEYKLNPLPIILCGDWNGSKRGHVYKFLRSQGFESSYDTAHQYTDADAHKWVSHLNHRGNVCGVDFIWLLNPNRYRKLLKTSWSEAVFGMFKNQLRKASLTEDDAFAFLKADNDGDYVTYPGFCEALRQLNITGHRHGLSVEETKDLWVQADIDGNGVVDYKEFQQRIWKPTWSEHRDSNESVDGKEQAIGFSVKNAVLFPPEVEKGRWPDNYSLSDHARLTVVFSPIRMPCSQLTS